A region from the Benincasa hispida cultivar B227 chromosome 8, ASM972705v1, whole genome shotgun sequence genome encodes:
- the LOC120084206 gene encoding uncharacterized protein LOC120084206: MQGFRRINQLVRRQSPDAHFKLIRGYPLNGNAGCSCSTPMLMENSSAISCLFGNSYVSFSGSLLRSFSRLGNQDPEAFKNMSSQMEFVPSRKHVSSVCSAFPSSRPHLFQLAEIVAPFSSRGIATTSSMESALQGSPAVDSDITPRIKFKRLDKTSKHIMQILDKEAVEEVKAQREIPDIRPGYIVQLKVEVPENKRRVSTLKGIVIARRNAGLNTTFRLRRLVAGVGIESLFPLYSPNIKEIKVLDKKKVRRAKLYYLRDKMNALKKQ, from the exons ATGCAAGGTTTTCGCAGAATTAATCAATTGGTACGAAGGCAAAGTCCTGATGCtcatttcaaattgataagaggttaTCCTCTGAATGGGAATGCTGGCTGTAGCTGCTCGACCCCAATGTTGATGGAAAATAGTTCTGCTATTTCTTGTCTTTTTGGGAATTCATATGTGTCTTTCAGTGGTTCCCTCTTGAGGTCTTTCTCGAGGTTGGGCAATCAAGATCCGGAAGCCTTC AAAAATATGAGCTCTCAAATGGAATTTGTGCCTTCGAGAAAGCATGTATCTTCAGTTTGTTCAGCATTCCCAAGTTCTAGGCCACATTTATTTCAGTTGGCAGAGATTGTAGCTCCTTTTTCTAGCAGAGGCATTGCTACGACAAGCTCAATGGAATCAGCTCTACAAGGATCCCCTGCAGTTGATTCTGATATAACTCCTCGCATCAAATTTAAGAGGCTTGATAAAACCTCAAAACACATAATGCAG ATTTTAGATAAGGAAGCTGTTGAGGAGGTAAAAGCACAGAGAGAAATTCCAGATATAAGGCCAGGCTATATTGTGCAGCTCAAAGTG GAAGTACCTGAGAACAAGCGACGTGTCTCAACATTGAAAGGTATTGTAATAGCCAGACGAAATGCTGGTTTAAACACAACTTTTAGATTAAGGAGGCTAGTTGCTGGTGTTGGGATTGAGTCCCTCTTCCCTCT ATACTCACCAAACATAAAGGAGATTAAGGTGTTGGACAAGAAGAAAGTGCGCAGAGCTAAGCTTTACTATCTTAGGGACAAAATGAACGCACTTAAGAAGCAGTAG